The Chloroflexota bacterium genome contains a region encoding:
- a CDS encoding HEPN domain-containing protein yields the protein MSRESDPQEWLRFAEIDRRAAKHLLEAGEYETCAFHCQQAVEKLLKAVIVKQTGQNPPHIHDLLTLLRKIDLETDEEFQRTFNILDAYYVGSRYPLDVADADTFIRPLAESAIRKTDEIFKWFSARISFEDT from the coding sequence ATGAGCCGGGAATCTGATCCACAAGAATGGTTGCGCTTTGCCGAAATAGATCGCCGCGCGGCCAAACATTTGCTTGAGGCGGGCGAGTACGAGACATGCGCGTTTCACTGCCAGCAGGCAGTCGAAAAATTGCTTAAAGCTGTTATCGTGAAACAGACAGGGCAAAACCCGCCCCACATTCATGATTTGCTTACTTTACTCAGGAAAATAGACCTGGAGACGGACGAAGAATTCCAACGAACCTTCAATATCTTGGATGCTTATTACGTCGGCTCACGTTATCCACTTGATGTAGCAGATGCCGATACTTTCATTCGACCTTTGGCAGAGTCGGCCATTCGCAAAACAGATGAGATTTTCAAATGGTTTTCAGCTCGGATCAGCTTCGAAGACACTTAG
- a CDS encoding nucleotidyltransferase domain-containing protein: MVFSSDQLRRHLEQYLAAVREQYQVERAILFGSYAKGTQREDSDIDLIIVSPDFRGVPKLERHQRLGWIAWNADTDYLEPLGFTPEEYANAGPLGLLGEVKDTGVVVYEAEPTVAVHEPSPAYTVERKTQSMKVVIPLAGFGTRLRPHTFTKPKPLINVAGKPVLGHVLDMFNNLPVDEFIFITGYLGDQIEQYVTQKYPHLKARYFEQKELNGQSTAVYLAKDYLEGPMLIVFVDTIVETDLSMLKDEKADAVAWVKPVEDPRRFGVALVGPDGYVTRLIEKPSDMTNNLVVVGFYYLKDSQAFMRAIEEQLARNIKTKNEYFLADALQLMLDKGMKMRVQPVEVWEDCGKPETVLHTNQYLLDHGHDNSAEIKMEGNIIIPPVNIDPSAKLAHSVVGPHVTIAANCVVEDSIIRDSIIDRGATIHNAVLTQSLIGQDARLNGKFRTFNIGDSSEVGFE, from the coding sequence ATGGTTTTCAGCTCGGATCAGCTTCGAAGACACTTAGAACAATATCTTGCCGCCGTTCGAGAGCAATATCAGGTCGAACGAGCGATTCTTTTCGGCTCGTATGCTAAAGGCACGCAACGCGAAGACAGCGACATTGATCTGATCATCGTCTCGCCGGATTTTCGTGGAGTGCCCAAGTTGGAGCGGCATCAACGGCTGGGCTGGATTGCCTGGAATGCCGACACCGACTATCTAGAGCCTCTCGGCTTCACGCCGGAAGAATACGCGAACGCCGGCCCGCTCGGCCTGCTTGGCGAAGTGAAAGACACAGGCGTCGTCGTCTACGAAGCCGAACCGACCGTCGCCGTTCACGAACCGTCACCGGCTTACACAGTTGAAAGGAAAACGCAGAGCATGAAAGTCGTCATCCCTCTCGCCGGCTTTGGCACCCGCCTCCGCCCCCACACCTTCACCAAGCCCAAACCGCTCATCAACGTAGCCGGGAAGCCGGTGCTGGGGCATGTGTTGGATATGTTCAACAACCTGCCGGTGGACGAATTCATCTTCATTACCGGCTATTTGGGCGATCAGATCGAGCAGTACGTCACCCAAAAATATCCGCACCTCAAAGCCAGGTACTTCGAGCAAAAGGAGTTGAACGGCCAGTCTACTGCCGTTTATCTGGCGAAGGATTACCTCGAAGGTCCGATGCTGATCGTGTTCGTAGATACCATTGTGGAAACTGACCTTTCGATGTTGAAGGACGAAAAGGCGGACGCCGTGGCCTGGGTGAAGCCGGTGGAAGACCCGCGCCGCTTCGGGGTGGCGCTGGTGGGGCCGGATGGCTACGTGACCCGGCTGATCGAAAAGCCGAGCGACATGACGAACAACCTGGTCGTCGTCGGCTTCTATTATCTGAAGGACTCGCAGGCCTTCATGCGAGCCATCGAAGAACAGCTGGCGCGCAACATCAAGACCAAGAATGAATACTTTTTGGCCGACGCTTTGCAGTTGATGCTGGATAAGGGCATGAAGATGCGTGTTCAGCCGGTGGAGGTCTGGGAGGACTGCGGCAAGCCGGAGACGGTTTTGCACACCAACCAGTATTTGCTCGACCACGGCCACGACAACAGCGCCGAGATCAAAATGGAAGGTAACATTATCATCCCGCCGGTCAATATTGATCCCAGCGCCAAACTTGCCCATTCCGTCGTCGGCCCCCACGTCACCATTGCCGCCAACTGCGTCGTTGAAGACTCCATCATCCGCGACTCGATCATTGATCGGGGCGCGACGATCCACAACGCTGTGCTCACCCAATCGCTCATCGGCCAGGATGCGCGTTTGAACGGCAAGTTCCGCACGTTCAATATTGGCGATTCGAGTGAAGTGGGATTCGAGTGA
- a CDS encoding aminotransferase class I/II-fold pyridoxal phosphate-dependent enzyme yields the protein MKDVISLGIGEPDFVTPERILNAGTASLNRGETQYTSNSGILQLRQSLSAHLAKLYGVTYDSETELLITVGVSEALYLALTAVLDPGDEVIVPQPCFVAYMPEVVFAGGKPVTIATSVENDFQVTASEIEAAITPRTKVLLIGYPNNPTGAVITRERLIEIAALAEKHDLLVISDEIYDRLVYGFEHVCFAALPNMRERTVTLGGFSKDYAMTGWRIGYSAAPPEITAAMRKVHQYTIMSAPTTGQVAAMEALATGEEYVQKMVGEYNRRRQLIVGGLNTLGLDCFEPRGAFYAFPSVARSGMDENEFAERLLQEEQVAVVPGSAFGESGRGFVRVCYATAYEKIEEALNRLERFMRRHG from the coding sequence ATGAAGGACGTGATCTCGCTCGGCATCGGCGAGCCGGACTTTGTGACGCCGGAGCGAATCTTGAACGCCGGCACGGCTTCGCTCAACCGGGGCGAGACGCAGTACACGTCCAACTCTGGCATTTTGCAGTTGCGGCAGAGTCTTTCGGCCCACCTCGCCAAGCTTTACGGCGTGACTTACGACTCCGAAACCGAATTGCTGATCACCGTCGGCGTGTCCGAGGCGCTGTACCTGGCTCTCACCGCCGTGCTTGATCCGGGCGACGAGGTGATTGTGCCCCAGCCATGCTTTGTGGCGTACATGCCTGAAGTGGTTTTTGCGGGTGGCAAGCCGGTGACCATCGCCACTTCGGTGGAAAATGATTTTCAGGTGACGGCCAGTGAAATAGAGGCGGCCATCACCCCGCGCACTAAAGTTCTGCTGATCGGCTATCCCAACAACCCGACGGGCGCGGTGATAACGCGCGAGCGGCTGATCGAGATCGCCGCGCTGGCCGAGAAACATGATCTGCTCGTGATCTCGGATGAGATTTACGACCGGCTGGTGTATGGCTTCGAGCATGTCTGTTTTGCGGCCCTGCCCAACATGCGCGAGCGCACGGTGACGCTCGGCGGGTTCTCGAAGGACTATGCGATGACGGGCTGGCGCATCGGCTATAGCGCGGCCCCGCCAGAGATTACGGCGGCGATGCGCAAAGTGCATCAATACACGATCATGTCCGCGCCGACGACGGGGCAGGTGGCGGCGATGGAGGCCCTGGCGACGGGCGAAGAGTATGTGCAGAAAATGGTCGGGGAATATAACCGGCGGCGGCAACTGATCGTCGGCGGGTTGAACACGCTGGGGCTGGACTGTTTCGAGCCGCGCGGCGCGTTCTACGCCTTTCCTTCAGTCGCCCGCAGTGGCATGGACGAGAACGAGTTTGCCGAGCGGCTTCTGCAAGAGGAGCAAGTGGCGGTCGTGCCGGGGTCGGCGTTTGGCGAGAGCGGCAGAGGGTTTGTGCGAGTGTGCTACGCCACCGCTTATGAAAAAATCGAAGAGGCCCTTAATCGTCTGGAACGATTTATGAGACGGCACGGATAA
- a CDS encoding Glu/Leu/Phe/Val dehydrogenase codes for MPANHLNAFEMAQNQFDVIAAKLNIESEVRDVLRFPEREFRFQIPVRMDNGKIRVFFGFRVQHNDARGPSKGGIRFAANETLDTVRALAMWMTWKCAVADIPLGGGKGGVIVDPSLLSVGEKERLCRGWIDQVWHDIGPRVDVPAPDVGTTPQMMAWMMDEYSKLAGHYSPSAITGKPLGVGGSLGRTEATGFGVVDTIREAMKHLRMNPEKSSAAIQGFGNVAQYAAVAFKKTLGGKVMCVSCYDHNDKNSYTFSRRDGIDPEFLQTITDQYGTIDKAKAKGAGYTIEDADAWLTKDVDVLIPAALEGQITGDNASSISPQVKIVAEGANGPTTPEADAILQQRNIFNIPDFLCNAGGVITSYFEGVQNDMNYYWDHEAVLRRLDQKITTAFHGILAVAVKKDIYMRDAAYTIAIGRVVEAMELRGWI; via the coding sequence ATGCCTGCTAATCATCTCAATGCGTTTGAAATGGCCCAGAATCAATTCGATGTGATTGCGGCCAAACTCAATATCGAATCGGAAGTTCGCGATGTGCTGCGCTTCCCGGAGCGTGAGTTCCGTTTTCAGATTCCGGTGCGAATGGACAACGGCAAGATCAGAGTGTTCTTCGGCTTTCGCGTCCAACACAACGACGCCCGCGGCCCTTCCAAAGGCGGCATCCGCTTTGCCGCCAACGAAACGCTCGACACGGTGCGGGCGCTGGCGATGTGGATGACTTGGAAGTGCGCCGTGGCCGACATTCCGCTCGGCGGCGGCAAGGGCGGCGTCATCGTCGATCCGTCCCTGCTTTCGGTCGGCGAGAAGGAGCGCCTGTGCCGGGGCTGGATCGATCAGGTGTGGCACGACATTGGCCCGCGGGTGGACGTGCCCGCGCCCGACGTCGGCACCACGCCGCAAATGATGGCCTGGATGATGGACGAATACTCCAAGCTGGCCGGGCACTACTCGCCGAGCGCCATCACCGGCAAGCCGCTCGGCGTGGGCGGCTCGCTGGGCCGCACCGAGGCCACCGGCTTCGGCGTGGTAGACACCATTCGCGAAGCGATGAAGCACCTGCGAATGAACCCGGAGAAATCGTCGGCGGCCATTCAGGGGTTTGGCAACGTGGCTCAGTATGCCGCCGTTGCCTTCAAGAAGACTCTCGGCGGCAAAGTGATGTGCGTCTCGTGCTACGATCATAACGACAAAAATTCTTACACCTTCAGCCGTCGCGACGGCATTGACCCCGAGTTTCTGCAAACCATCACCGACCAGTACGGCACGATTGACAAAGCGAAGGCCAAAGGCGCCGGTTACACGATTGAAGACGCCGACGCCTGGCTGACAAAAGACGTGGACGTGTTAATCCCGGCGGCGCTCGAAGGCCAGATCACCGGGGACAACGCCTCCAGCATCAGCCCTCAGGTGAAAATTGTGGCCGAGGGCGCCAACGGCCCCACCACCCCCGAAGCCGACGCCATTTTGCAACAGCGCAACATTTTCAACATCCCCGATTTTCTGTGCAACGCCGGCGGCGTCATCACCTCGTACTTTGAAGGCGTGCAGAACGACATGAACTATTACTGGGATCACGAGGCCGTCCTGCGCCGCCTCGATCAAAAGATCACCACAGCCTTTCACGGCATACTGGCCGTGGCTGTGAAGAAAGACATTTATATGCGCGACGCCGCTTATACCATTGCCATCGGTCGGGTGGTGGAGGCGATGGAATTGCGCGGCTGGATTTGA